The Bernardetia litoralis DSM 6794 genome includes a window with the following:
- a CDS encoding amidophosphoribosyltransferase: MSESLKHECGVAFLRLRKPLGYYIEKYGTPAYPVNKMFLLMEKQHNRGQDGAGLASIKIDMKKGHQYIDRLRSIEEQPINHIFKKVGKKFSKAQKEGEKYHNAKWAKENIPFAGELFLGHLRYATYGANDVRFCHPLLRSSNWRSRNLLLAGNFNMTNAEELFSHLAELGQFPQEQGDTITALEKIGHFLDRENQHYYAHYQQEERAKLAFDVNPNGQKRDEEYDYQESNQTLSNEEIIEKVEKNIDWKKILERSCNDFDGGYVMVGMAGHGDAFVARDPASIRPAYYYINDEVIVAASEKPAIKTAFNCEYSDIQELEGGHALIVNKEADYEIIKFKEPLEKKSCSFERIYFSRGTDPEIYNERKMLGRQLNDQVLEAIDHDLENSIFSYIPNTAETAFLGLVKGVEQHLIAEREKTLNQDKTLPKEELMKVMSFRPRVEKLVIKDSKMRTFITGDAQRDDLVAHVYDTTYEIVRKGIDTLVVIDDSIVRGTTLEKSILTMLDKLEPKQIIIVSSAPQIRFPDCYGIDMSRQHEFVVFRALLALLEQHHLKYMLDDVYEKCLASKKQPLEKVVNHVKELYDMFEYEQVSNKVAEIISTNIKAKVKVVYQTVENLHKACPNHSGDWYFTGNYPTQGGNRVANQAFINFMEGKKTRAY, from the coding sequence ATGAGCGAATCCTTAAAACACGAATGTGGTGTAGCATTTTTACGCCTTCGAAAACCACTTGGATACTATATTGAAAAATATGGAACTCCTGCTTATCCAGTCAATAAAATGTTTTTATTGATGGAAAAACAACACAACCGAGGTCAAGATGGTGCAGGACTTGCCAGTATCAAAATTGATATGAAAAAAGGACATCAATATATCGACAGACTTCGTTCGATTGAAGAGCAGCCTATTAATCATATTTTTAAAAAAGTAGGCAAAAAATTTAGTAAAGCCCAAAAAGAAGGCGAAAAATACCATAATGCTAAATGGGCAAAGGAAAATATTCCTTTTGCTGGTGAGTTATTTTTGGGGCATTTGCGTTATGCAACTTATGGTGCAAATGATGTGCGTTTTTGTCATCCTCTTTTGAGAAGTAGCAACTGGAGAAGCCGAAATTTACTTTTAGCAGGAAATTTTAATATGACAAATGCTGAAGAGTTGTTTAGTCATTTGGCAGAATTAGGGCAATTTCCACAAGAACAAGGAGATACAATCACAGCTTTAGAAAAAATAGGGCATTTCTTGGATAGAGAAAATCAGCATTATTATGCTCATTATCAACAAGAAGAAAGAGCAAAATTAGCTTTTGATGTAAATCCAAATGGACAAAAAAGAGATGAAGAATATGATTATCAAGAATCAAATCAAACACTTTCTAATGAAGAAATTATAGAAAAAGTAGAAAAAAATATTGATTGGAAGAAAATATTAGAACGTTCTTGCAACGATTTTGATGGTGGATATGTCATGGTAGGGATGGCTGGACATGGAGATGCTTTTGTAGCTCGTGACCCTGCAAGTATCCGTCCTGCATATTATTACATCAATGATGAAGTGATTGTGGCTGCTTCTGAAAAACCAGCTATCAAAACAGCTTTTAATTGTGAATATTCTGATATTCAAGAGCTTGAAGGTGGGCATGCATTGATTGTAAATAAAGAAGCTGATTATGAAATAATCAAATTTAAAGAACCTTTAGAGAAAAAATCGTGTAGCTTTGAACGTATTTATTTTTCAAGAGGAACAGACCCAGAAATTTATAATGAACGTAAAATGTTAGGTCGTCAGCTCAATGACCAAGTATTGGAAGCAATAGACCATGATTTGGAAAACTCTATTTTTTCTTATATTCCAAATACTGCCGAAACTGCATTTTTGGGGTTGGTAAAAGGGGTAGAACAGCATTTGATAGCAGAGCGAGAAAAAACTTTGAATCAAGATAAAACATTGCCAAAGGAGGAATTAATGAAGGTGATGTCTTTCCGTCCTAGAGTTGAAAAATTGGTAATCAAAGATTCTAAAATGAGAACTTTCATTACGGGAGATGCTCAAAGAGATGATTTGGTGGCTCATGTTTATGATACAACTTATGAAATTGTCAGAAAAGGAATTGATACGCTTGTTGTCATTGATGATTCGATTGTAAGAGGGACAACATTAGAAAAAAGTATTTTGACGATGTTGGACAAATTAGAGCCAAAGCAAATTATTATTGTTTCGTCTGCGCCTCAAATTCGTTTTCCTGATTGTTATGGAATTGATATGTCTAGGCAACATGAGTTTGTAGTTTTTCGTGCTTTACTTGCTCTTTTGGAACAACATCATTTGAAATATATGCTAGATGATGTATATGAAAAATGTTTGGCTTCTAAGAAGCAACCTTTAGAAAAAGTAGTTAATCATGTCAAAGAATTGTACGACATGTTTGAGTATGAGCAAGTTTCTAATAAAGTAGCTGAGATTATTTCAACCAATATCAAAGCAAAAGTAAAAGTAGTTTATCAAACTGTTGAAAACTTGCACAAAGCTTGTCCAAATCATTCAGGAGATTGGTATTTTACTGGAAATTATCCAACACAGGGAGGAAATAGAGTAGCTAATCAAGCCTTTATCAACTTTATGGAAGGAAAGAAAACAAGAGCTTATTAA
- a CDS encoding DUF1987 domain-containing protein, whose product MDVINLEPTEDTPKVILDKDRQVFEISGRSLPEDAAEFYQPILDWLDEYENQVNPDTKFMFKLEYFNTASSKLILDILSKLEEIEGASVIWYFHEDDEDMEEAGEEFSDLVDIPFDFKTY is encoded by the coding sequence ATGGACGTAATCAACTTAGAACCAACAGAAGACACTCCAAAAGTAATCTTAGACAAAGACCGTCAGGTATTCGAAATATCTGGTCGTTCTCTTCCTGAAGATGCTGCCGAATTTTATCAGCCTATCTTAGATTGGTTGGACGAATACGAAAATCAAGTAAACCCAGATACAAAGTTTATGTTTAAGTTGGAATACTTCAACACAGCATCATCAAAACTTATCCTAGATATTCTTTCTAAATTAGAAGAGATTGAAGGAGCATCTGTAATTTGGTATTTTCACGAAGACGACGAAGACATGGAAGAAGCTGGTGAAGAATTTTCTGACCTTGTAGATATTCCTTTTGACTTCAAAACTTATTAA
- a CDS encoding SiaB family protein kinase yields MKYIYDLHKVMLKQSLLLVYEGEFNQEITKSVLAMAERNMDSFGEQRKVKTKVFNVMVESLQNIVKHSESYQEEIYGKNNAIFSLAKTDDHYFVLSGNPLYTGEVEKLKTRLEEINLMDTNQLKEEYKRIIKSKPRGELSPKGGAGLGFIDMSRKSGNKIHFDFEKINDELSFFSLRMTISRNL; encoded by the coding sequence ATGAAATATATTTATGACTTACATAAAGTTATGCTCAAACAAAGCTTACTTTTAGTATATGAAGGCGAGTTTAATCAAGAAATAACAAAATCAGTTTTGGCAATGGCAGAACGTAATATGGATTCCTTTGGCGAGCAGCGTAAAGTCAAAACAAAGGTGTTTAATGTCATGGTAGAATCTTTACAGAATATTGTAAAGCACTCTGAAAGTTATCAAGAAGAAATTTATGGGAAAAATAATGCTATTTTTTCTTTAGCTAAAACCGATGACCATTATTTTGTACTTTCAGGAAACCCTCTTTATACAGGAGAGGTTGAAAAACTAAAGACAAGATTAGAAGAAATTAATTTAATGGATACTAATCAGCTCAAAGAAGAATACAAAAGAATTATCAAAAGCAAACCTCGTGGAGAGCTTTCTCCTAAAGGAGGAGCAGGACTTGGTTTTATTGACATGTCAAGAAAATCAGGTAATAAAATTCATTTTGATTTTGAAAAAATTAATGACGAGCTTTCGTTTTTCTCTCTTCGCATGACGATTTCTCGGAATCTTTAA
- a CDS encoding HipA family kinase, whose product MKIPVYEAVEFKKILQDGGSTKPWLVEISVADKTEPYVVKVFKTTTLSQYPAIANEVFANILAKELGLSVPSIALVNFSDAFITTLSEQERKLVTGNFIDNRIKFASLYVSNTQIYSWASSDLDDWDIAGIYAFDNLIYNSDRKTIKPNLLLDMYNENYYLIDHELSINIINNNYITKIQKKEWLYNFKNHIFYEYLKILPSQDKQDIFAHFIEFFRHISVNCLDQANQQLISYGHDTTLSYFKSYLVYLKNNTSLFEEILQQQIQ is encoded by the coding sequence ATGAAAATACCTGTTTATGAAGCTGTTGAGTTTAAAAAAATCCTTCAAGATGGAGGCTCTACTAAACCTTGGCTTGTTGAGATTTCTGTTGCAGATAAAACAGAACCTTATGTTGTTAAAGTATTCAAAACAACTACTCTGTCTCAATATCCAGCAATAGCTAATGAAGTTTTCGCTAATATCTTAGCAAAAGAGCTAGGTTTATCTGTTCCCTCAATAGCATTAGTTAATTTTAGTGATGCTTTTATAACGACTCTTTCGGAACAAGAAAGAAAATTGGTTACAGGAAATTTTATTGATAATAGAATTAAGTTTGCTTCTTTATATGTGTCTAATACTCAAATTTATTCTTGGGCTTCTTCAGATTTAGATGATTGGGATATAGCTGGAATTTATGCTTTTGATAATTTGATTTATAATTCAGATAGAAAAACTATAAAGCCAAATTTATTGTTAGATATGTATAATGAGAATTACTATCTTATTGATCATGAGCTAAGTATAAATATAATTAATAATAATTATATCACAAAAATTCAAAAAAAAGAATGGCTTTATAATTTTAAAAATCATATTTTTTATGAGTATTTAAAAATTTTACCCTCCCAAGATAAACAAGATATTTTTGCTCATTTTATAGAATTTTTTCGTCATATTTCTGTAAATTGTTTAGATCAAGCAAATCAACAACTTATAAGTTATGGACATGATACAACTCTAAGTTATTTTAAATCATATTTAGTATATCTGAAAAATAATACTTCACTATTTGAAGAAATTTTGCAACAACAAATACAATAA
- a CDS encoding ABC1 kinase family protein, translating into MERKSQDNIPTSKVQRAAKFAKTGVKLGANYVKHYAKKTVNPNLSRQELDDANASDVYETLSELKGSALKVAQMMSMSEGMLPSAYSEKFKMAQYTAPPLSFPLVVKTFRQYLGKSPNDIFDEFSKDAINAASIGQVHKAKIGDKKFAVKIQYPGVAESIDSDLKMIKPFAMQILGLSERDLEIYMKEVGDMLKSETNYNLELERSQKLAKLTKAAVPNSVFPEYYPEYSSERILTMDFLEGTHLKEFLATNPTQELKNKVAQTLWDFYDFQMHVLKEVHADPHPGNFIMQEDGKVGFIDFGAVKVIPEEYYLQHFSIMEKNILEDNEQLEAAFEGLGFLMPDDTPEQREFFKDVFKELLSLSMKPFHGKTFYFGDKKYFQDLNEFGERLSKMPELRNSKQARGSQHSLYLNRTYFGLYFLLHELNATVNTESYWYKNKKA; encoded by the coding sequence ATGGAACGCAAATCACAAGATAATATCCCAACAAGCAAAGTACAACGAGCTGCAAAATTTGCCAAAACAGGTGTAAAATTAGGTGCAAATTATGTAAAACATTACGCAAAAAAGACAGTCAATCCGAATCTTAGTCGTCAAGAATTAGATGATGCAAATGCAAGTGATGTGTATGAAACATTGAGTGAGCTAAAAGGAAGTGCATTGAAGGTGGCACAAATGATGTCTATGAGCGAAGGAATGTTGCCAAGTGCATATAGTGAAAAATTTAAAATGGCTCAATATACTGCACCTCCTTTATCATTTCCATTGGTTGTCAAAACATTTAGGCAATATTTGGGCAAAAGCCCGAACGATATTTTTGATGAATTTAGTAAAGATGCTATCAATGCAGCTTCTATTGGACAAGTTCATAAAGCAAAAATTGGAGATAAAAAATTTGCTGTCAAGATTCAATATCCAGGGGTTGCTGAAAGTATAGACTCGGATTTGAAAATGATAAAACCATTTGCAATGCAGATTTTGGGGCTTAGTGAACGTGATTTGGAGATTTATATGAAAGAAGTAGGCGATATGCTAAAGTCTGAAACCAATTATAATTTAGAATTAGAACGTTCTCAAAAACTTGCCAAACTCACAAAAGCAGCCGTTCCAAATTCTGTTTTTCCTGAGTATTATCCAGAATATTCCTCAGAAAGAATTTTGACAATGGATTTTTTAGAAGGAACACACTTAAAGGAATTTTTGGCCACCAATCCAACTCAAGAACTAAAAAATAAAGTAGCTCAAACGTTATGGGATTTTTATGATTTTCAAATGCATGTTTTGAAAGAAGTTCATGCAGACCCACATCCAGGTAATTTCATCATGCAGGAAGATGGAAAAGTTGGTTTTATTGATTTTGGTGCAGTAAAAGTAATTCCAGAAGAATATTATTTGCAGCATTTTAGTATAATGGAAAAAAATATCTTAGAAGACAATGAACAACTAGAAGCTGCTTTTGAAGGATTAGGGTTTTTGATGCCCGATGATACACCTGAGCAACGTGAGTTTTTTAAAGATGTTTTCAAGGAATTATTATCACTTTCTATGAAACCCTTTCATGGCAAAACCTTTTACTTTGGAGATAAAAAATATTTCCAAGATTTGAATGAATTTGGAGAGCGTCTTTCCAAAATGCCAGAACTTCGCAACTCAAAACAGGCGAGAGGCTCACAGCATTCACTTTATCTAAATAGAACTTATTTTGGTTTATATTTCTTATTACACGAACTAAATGCAACTGTAAATACAGAATCATATTGGTATAAAAATAAAAAAGCATAG
- a CDS encoding alpha/beta hydrolase: MTKKAISFSQQARYYTHGKLLPKTEYIWVVFHGYGQLAEYFIKKFEGINPQSNSDKHYIIAPQGLSTAYLKDFNGRVGANWMTKHERELDIENNLNYLDALITNELNEISNNDKKIIVLGFSQGAATASRWIAHTDYEISNFLIWGGTIAHDIDSIFYQKMKNKITLFYGNKDEFINEESLKTNLIKLEKLGISPQLIPYEGTHKIYTEVLNNFIENSLL; encoded by the coding sequence ATGACAAAAAAAGCAATTTCTTTTTCGCAACAAGCTAGATATTATACACACGGAAAATTATTACCAAAAACAGAATATATTTGGGTAGTTTTTCATGGATATGGACAATTAGCTGAGTATTTTATCAAAAAATTTGAAGGAATAAATCCTCAATCTAACTCTGATAAACATTATATTATTGCTCCACAAGGACTTTCAACAGCTTATCTAAAAGATTTTAATGGACGAGTAGGCGCAAATTGGATGACCAAACACGAGAGAGAACTAGACATAGAAAATAATTTGAATTATTTAGATGCTTTGATTACAAATGAGTTAAATGAAATTTCTAATAATGACAAAAAAATAATTGTTTTAGGATTTTCGCAAGGAGCAGCTACGGCAAGTCGTTGGATTGCTCATACTGATTATGAAATATCTAATTTTTTGATTTGGGGTGGAACAATTGCCCATGATATAGATTCTATTTTCTATCAAAAAATGAAAAATAAAATAACTCTGTTTTATGGGAATAAAGATGAATTTATAAATGAAGAAAGTTTAAAAACAAACCTTATAAAATTAGAAAAATTAGGAATTAGTCCACAATTAATTCCTTATGAAGGAACTCACAAAATTTATACAGAAGTATTAAATAATTTTATTGAAAACTCTTTACTCTAA
- a CDS encoding ChaN family lipoprotein, which translates to MSFQTDKPAYQIFDAAGKKSSYKSILEKAQKADIVLFGESHNNPIIHWLQIELTKDLYRNLSESQSKGKKSKNNLILGAEMFEADNQTIFDEYLNDIITEKNFEAEARLWNNYKTDYKPLVEFAKENQLTFVATNIPRRYASLVSKKGLSSLDSLTDDAKRFMMPLPLEVDLKQPAYQNMLKMMGVHSTDENEKINEGVANFAYAQAVKDATMAFRINEYYKKESEKVENKNSIFLHFNGSYHSDNYESIVYYLKKYNPSLKIMTITAVEQKELDALGKTGVADFAIVTPVSMTKTY; encoded by the coding sequence ATGTCTTTCCAAACTGACAAACCAGCCTATCAAATTTTTGATGCAGCAGGAAAAAAATCGTCTTACAAATCTATTTTAGAAAAAGCACAAAAAGCTGATATTGTTCTTTTTGGAGAAAGTCATAATAATCCAATTATACATTGGTTACAAATTGAATTAACAAAGGATTTGTATAGAAATTTATCTGAAAGTCAAAGTAAAGGTAAAAAATCTAAGAATAATTTAATTTTAGGCGCAGAAATGTTTGAAGCTGATAATCAAACTATTTTTGATGAATATCTGAATGATATTATTACAGAAAAAAACTTTGAAGCTGAAGCTAGATTATGGAATAATTACAAAACAGATTACAAACCTTTGGTAGAATTTGCAAAGGAAAATCAACTTACTTTTGTGGCTACAAATATTCCTCGTCGGTATGCTTCTTTGGTTTCAAAAAAGGGTCTATCTAGTTTGGATTCTTTGACAGACGATGCAAAACGTTTTATGATGCCTTTGCCTCTGGAAGTGGATTTAAAACAACCAGCCTATCAAAACATGCTCAAAATGATGGGTGTTCATTCGACAGATGAAAATGAAAAAATCAATGAAGGAGTTGCAAATTTTGCCTACGCACAAGCCGTAAAAGATGCAACAATGGCATTTAGAATTAATGAATATTACAAAAAAGAAAGTGAGAAAGTAGAGAATAAAAATTCTATTTTTTTACATTTCAATGGTTCTTATCATTCTGATAATTATGAAAGTATTGTTTATTATCTCAAAAAATATAATCCAAGTTTGAAAATAATGACTATTACGGCAGTCGAACAAAAAGAATTGGATGCTTTAGGAAAAACAGGAGTTGCTGATTTTGCGATTGTTACGCCTGTTTCTATGACTAAGACATATTAA
- a CDS encoding ATP-binding cassette domain-containing protein: MSEEILKALTQLFAVVSKQDGGVSEAERNFVIRYFEQELDRKRLSEYVALYDQYAESGVEGEDKKGAEATANPEDIIIITEGKTPEEIEKQEKDKARAIRKAARKAKKLAEGGSEDDSKIKLKDSMRTLKVCRNINKTLAQKQKVIVTFKILEMLAVDRNFSSHRLEIIKTASEIFRIPQEEYKLMQDFVMATDSHQMFDSPNLLVFDEEAPPVESRKKFIDSGLLDGEIVFIRLKSVELYFTKYNGKDEIFLNGQLVKKDTIVLFSNGSVFKTPKGAPLYYSDLVTRYNDTAQQNPISFNAINLDFRFPDGTIGLRNVNIAEGPGKLLSIMGASGAGKTTLLNVLAGLESPYKGAVEINGFNLHTESDKVEGVIGYVSQDDLLIEELSVYQNLYYNAKLCFGKLSEEELDTRVMEVLASLGLDRIKDITVGSVLNKMISGGQRKRLNIALELIREPAVMFVDEPTSGLSSRDSENVIDLLKELSLKGKLIFVVIHQPSSDIYKMFDKMILLDTGGYPIYYGNPVEAIAYFKRATNQVGSDNGQCQTCGTVTPELLFNIIEARVVNEYGEYTGVRKIAPAEWNDLYKQTHSVKPVETVNEPPPNSLSIPSKIKQAAIFTTRDFLSKIRDKQYMMINLLEAPLLALLLAVIVRFKNAKDAEEYVFRYNDNVPAYMLIAIIVALFMGLTVSAEEIIRDRKIQRRESFLNLSRMSYLTSKVGILFTLSAIQTLSFALIGNTILEIQDMYWQYWLVLFSISCFANALGLNISASFNSAVTVYILIPLLLIPQMILSGAIFRFDQLNNSIVEKGRIPLVADLMASRWAYEALTVEQFKDNPFERQIFDVEFEISQYSHKANFWIPKMQEILDRAANYAESAQNENADSVMILLQNDIALLKHEWQSEKVNEILERLKIQAEDLELSSEEQKILNIDLEKTLQIIEFDRAMADKLKAVLEMIRSKVLTPKFVMAGERKDSIINAMEQNPENKLSVVDLQNKYTNEYLESQVKNEMIKDKYVEGNGFLVQQTDPIFAVRNPNNISNAFDYRTHFFAPEKHFFGKYFDTMWFNVFVMWAMTILLLITLYFEWLKKLIDILGNISFAKKKK, translated from the coding sequence ATGAGTGAAGAAATACTAAAAGCCCTAACCCAATTATTTGCAGTTGTTTCTAAACAAGACGGTGGCGTATCTGAAGCTGAACGTAATTTTGTTATTCGATATTTTGAACAAGAATTAGACAGAAAAAGGCTAAGTGAATATGTTGCTTTATATGACCAATATGCAGAATCAGGAGTAGAAGGAGAAGATAAAAAAGGTGCAGAAGCAACAGCCAACCCTGAGGATATAATAATAATTACAGAGGGAAAGACACCTGAGGAAATAGAAAAACAAGAGAAAGACAAAGCTAGAGCAATACGAAAAGCTGCAAGAAAAGCTAAAAAACTAGCTGAAGGTGGTAGTGAAGATGATAGTAAAATAAAGCTAAAAGATAGTATGCGTACTCTAAAAGTATGTAGAAATATCAATAAAACACTTGCTCAAAAACAAAAGGTAATTGTTACTTTTAAGATTTTGGAAATGCTTGCTGTTGATAGAAATTTCAGTAGCCATAGATTAGAAATTATAAAAACAGCTTCTGAAATTTTTAGAATCCCACAAGAAGAATATAAATTGATGCAAGATTTTGTCATGGCGACAGACTCTCATCAGATGTTTGACTCTCCCAATCTTTTGGTATTTGATGAAGAAGCCCCTCCAGTAGAAAGTAGAAAGAAATTTATTGATTCAGGTCTTTTGGATGGCGAAATTGTTTTTATTCGTCTGAAAAGTGTTGAGTTATATTTTACAAAATATAATGGAAAAGATGAGATTTTCCTAAATGGTCAGCTTGTCAAAAAAGACACAATCGTTCTTTTTTCAAATGGTAGTGTTTTCAAAACACCAAAAGGTGCGCCTCTTTATTATAGTGATTTAGTTACTCGTTATAACGATACAGCACAGCAAAACCCTATTTCATTCAATGCTATTAATTTAGATTTTCGTTTTCCAGATGGAACAATCGGACTTCGAAATGTAAATATTGCCGAAGGACCTGGAAAACTCCTTAGTATAATGGGAGCAAGTGGAGCAGGAAAAACTACACTTCTCAATGTTTTGGCTGGTTTGGAAAGTCCATATAAAGGAGCAGTTGAAATAAATGGATTTAATCTTCATACAGAATCTGATAAAGTAGAAGGCGTAATTGGTTATGTTTCTCAAGATGATTTATTGATAGAAGAACTTAGCGTTTATCAAAATTTGTATTATAATGCCAAACTTTGTTTTGGAAAACTTAGTGAGGAAGAGTTAGACACTCGTGTAATGGAAGTTTTGGCTAGTTTAGGACTAGACAGAATTAAAGATATTACAGTTGGTAGTGTTCTCAACAAAATGATTAGTGGAGGGCAGCGAAAGCGTTTGAATATTGCACTAGAGCTTATTCGTGAGCCTGCTGTTATGTTTGTCGATGAACCTACTTCGGGTCTTTCTTCAAGAGATTCTGAAAATGTAATTGACCTTTTGAAAGAACTTTCTCTCAAAGGAAAACTAATTTTTGTAGTTATTCACCAGCCTTCATCAGATATTTATAAAATGTTTGATAAGATGATTTTGCTTGACACAGGTGGTTATCCTATTTATTATGGAAATCCTGTTGAGGCCATTGCTTACTTTAAGCGTGCAACAAATCAAGTAGGAAGTGATAATGGACAATGTCAAACTTGTGGAACAGTTACGCCAGAGCTTCTCTTTAATATCATTGAGGCACGAGTTGTAAATGAATACGGAGAATATACAGGAGTGCGAAAGATTGCACCTGCTGAATGGAATGATTTGTATAAACAAACACATTCGGTTAAACCAGTAGAAACAGTAAATGAGCCACCACCAAATTCATTGAGTATTCCATCAAAGATAAAACAGGCTGCAATTTTTACGACTAGAGATTTCCTCTCTAAGATTAGAGATAAGCAGTATATGATGATTAATCTTTTAGAAGCTCCTTTGCTTGCACTTTTACTTGCTGTAATTGTTCGCTTCAAAAATGCAAAAGATGCTGAAGAATATGTCTTTAGATATAATGATAATGTTCCTGCTTATATGCTAATTGCCATTATTGTTGCTCTTTTTATGGGACTGACAGTAAGTGCTGAAGAAATTATTCGGGATAGAAAAATTCAAAGACGAGAATCCTTTTTGAATCTAAGTAGGATGAGTTATCTGACTTCAAAAGTAGGTATTTTGTTTACACTTTCGGCTATTCAGACGCTGTCTTTTGCTCTTATTGGTAATACTATTTTAGAAATCCAAGATATGTATTGGCAATATTGGCTTGTTTTGTTTAGCATTTCTTGTTTTGCAAATGCTCTAGGGCTTAATATTTCAGCTTCCTTCAACTCAGCTGTTACAGTTTATATCTTGATTCCTCTTCTTTTGATTCCTCAAATGATTTTGAGTGGTGCAATTTTTAGATTTGACCAGCTTAATAATTCTATTGTAGAAAAAGGACGTATTCCTTTAGTTGCTGATTTAATGGCTTCTCGTTGGGCTTATGAAGCCTTAACAGTTGAGCAATTTAAAGATAATCCTTTTGAAAGGCAGATTTTTGATGTTGAATTTGAGATTAGTCAGTATAGTCATAAAGCTAATTTTTGGATTCCAAAGATGCAAGAAATTTTAGACCGTGCTGCTAATTATGCAGAAAGCGCACAAAATGAAAATGCTGATTCAGTAATGATTTTGCTTCAAAATGATATTGCCCTTCTCAAGCATGAATGGCAAAGTGAAAAAGTAAATGAAATACTTGAGCGTCTGAAAATTCAAGCTGAAGACTTAGAACTCTCTTCTGAGGAGCAAAAAATATTAAATATTGATTTAGAAAAAACACTTCAAATAATAGAATTTGATAGAGCCATGGCTGACAAATTGAAGGCTGTCTTAGAAATGATACGTTCAAAAGTTCTTACACCAAAATTTGTGATGGCTGGAGAACGAAAAGACAGTATTATTAATGCTATGGAACAAAATCCTGAAAATAAATTATCTGTCGTAGATTTGCAAAATAAATACACCAATGAATATTTAGAATCACAAGTCAAAAATGAAATGATTAAAGATAAATATGTAGAAGGAAATGGATTTTTGGTACAACAAACAGACCCTATTTTTGCTGTGCGTAACCCAAATAATATTTCTAATGCTTTTGATTATCGTACTCACTTCTTTGCTCCAGAAAAACATTTCTTTGGAAAGTATTTTGATACCATGTGGTTCAATGTATTTGTGATGTGGGCAATGACTATTTTATTACTTATTACTCTTTATTTTGAATGGCTCAAAAAATTAATTGACATACTAGGAAATATTAGTTTTGCAAAGAAGAAAAAATAA
- a CDS encoding YkvA family protein, which produces MENSTFQDAPNEFKTENNPNEDTSDAIKQSKFYKKAATQAIKVAADKNKVLSLVSKAFLYFQKNEGNRPIGEEIKEKFNTLLRLVRALYKKEYSLFPWSSLLKTIAVLIYLVSPIDALPDFIPVVGFIDDFALISWVITSLNTDILNFENWEKEQNTPQLTD; this is translated from the coding sequence ATGGAAAATTCAACATTTCAAGATGCTCCTAACGAATTTAAGACCGAAAATAATCCTAATGAAGATACTAGTGATGCTATAAAACAGTCAAAATTTTATAAAAAAGCTGCAACACAAGCTATAAAAGTAGCAGCAGATAAAAATAAAGTTCTTAGTTTGGTCTCAAAAGCATTTTTATATTTTCAAAAAAATGAAGGCAATCGTCCAATAGGAGAAGAAATCAAAGAAAAATTTAATACTCTTTTGCGTTTGGTGCGTGCATTATACAAAAAAGAATATTCTCTATTTCCTTGGTCATCACTTCTCAAAACAATTGCAGTTCTTATTTATCTTGTATCTCCTATCGATGCCTTGCCCGATTTTATTCCTGTAGTAGGATTTATTGATGATTTTGCTCTTATTTCTTGGGTAATTACGTCATTAAATACTGATATTTTAAATTTTGAAAATTGGGAGAAAGAACAAAATACTCCTCAACTTACAGACTAA